The genomic interval ATCAAGGCTCCTGGGTCTAATTCCGTCTATACAGTGCAACTCAGGTGTGACAGTGGACATTTCTGAAGTAGTCCAACTTTACCAAGATGACTTACCTTCACCAGAGCTGATTGACCAGGAACTGAAACGCTGGACACTGAAGTGGCAAAACAAGCCATCAGTACAAAGGCCAACTTCATGTGCTCAGGTAATCAAACAATGTGATGCGCTGATCTACAAAAACATCTTCAAGCTTCTCAAAATAGCTTGTACTCTGCCAGTCACctcatgtgaatgtgaatggtCGACCAGCACTCTCCGGTAGGGCTGCAACAAACGATTATTTTGATAATCGATTAATCGAACGATTATTAGAACGATTAATCGACTAATCATCGATTATTGTCAATGTCCTTGACGACTAATCAGTAAGTTTTGAACgattattcagctttttcaatTAGTTAAAACATTGAGTTATACATATTCTAactataatgtaaaaaaaaaaaaaaatcatttcagcttttgaaatggttgttttaatgaactttgagccaactaaacaggtcattctcttttaagcactgtttaaatattctgttatcttttaattaaaaaaaaataatttacacaaatgaatcagctgcattacagacaaaaaaaatatatatgtttgaatgtaaacatctcttggcagcagtattaagagcttcattagtaaaacaagtgttcagtttaatgaaaagcagtatgtaacagtgtcctttctgcactggccttttttggattttcaaataagtgctgaattaaaatgaagaaaggtCAACATATCAACATGTTCACGTGACAAGCTTGCTCTTTTTTGTGAGCAAATGTTTCCTGCAGCAGAGTTCACAACGCAAGTTCTGCCTTGATTGTATTGCACACAACTGCATTTTTGGTCGGAAGTTTTGTAAAACTTTCCCACACCTTGCTTGTTCGCATTCGCTCGCACTCCGTCATAATTTGCGCTTCTTTTAAAAGTTCTCTTCTACCGCATTTGTTAGGGCTGCTTTACACTCTAGCGCTACAGCGCCGTAGCGGTCAAATTGCAATATTGCAGGCCCTTACATTAGGACACGTGAGAACAAACGACTACTCGACAACAAAGATATCTGTCGACAATTTTTTATTGTCGACGTTGTCGACAATGTCGactaatcgtttcagccctactCTCCGGAGACTGAACACATTCATGCATAGCAGCATGGGAGAGGACCGCTTGTCATCCCTGGCCCTCATCCATACACACTATGACATGGCAGTCAACCTGGATGAAGCTGTGAACATATTCTCCAAATTGCACCCAAGAAAATTGGAACTGACCACTGTACCAAATCCAtaagtgtcaagacaaatacagcaacaagcaaagaggcattgacagagtcaagaaatgatgatgaaaataattattattaatacttcagtaaagttcattaaatctattaTGTTGTTAGTGTGGTCTTTAAACGTAAGaactgtgtatggactgacaaaggtggtacatgaggaagcaatttgacaacaatgcagtaaataatttaggtgcaTCAAAAAGCATGATCGTTAAGATACCAGCAGACAagctaatccagcacaaattagtgcataaaaggtcaccaaaatgaagtatttgaacctcataattaaatacaaaaggaggagaaaaactgcaaaaaggtccactttttgaaaaaaagaaCCCCCCCTTTCAATAGGCTGGCTATgggcctggtgtgtgtgtttgtgtgtgtgtgttcagggtgtcCCCCAGTCCTCAGGGATAGACTAAAGGTTCCCTAAGATCTAGTGTAATagatgggatggatggatggatggatggatggatggatggatggatggatggacacacTGATGGCtggacaaatggatggatggatggatggatggatggatggatggatggatggatggatggatgaatggatggattgatggatagatGTCATGACATGAGGCTTAGTCCAATAGAGGTGTTAGAGAGTAAGTGTGAGAGCATGACATACAATGAGAAGGACAAAGGAAGAtgaagaaagagacaaaaatggaaaagcaagacagagggagagacagagagagatggaaatcCTCCATGGTCATGaatattgtaataaaattaGAAAGCAACAGTCAGTCATCTTAATGGCTTTGTCCAGGTGTTTTGCTTTACTGCtactcaacatttcaaatctcCAGTGTGACCAAAAAGCTTCCTCCACATATTGCCATTAGCTGATATTTATAGAAGGTTCTTGAAGATCAGATTCAGGCCGTTCTATGACGATGATCCATGCAACTTAATACTAATCACTAAGCAGCTTTGGGTATGCTGCTAATTTGTAGTTTGGCCTCTGATATCCTTATCAAAGTCTGGCATTCAACAGAACACACTTGATGTCTTAATTATTTTCCAGGACAAGCAATGTGCACAGAAAATGTCACAAGACATTTCACCATCTGTTCTCAATGAAATACTGGTTCAATGTccctttaaaatgtcacaagAGCAAATAAAGAACcttacaaaatgtataaaatgacatGAATGATTACATGAGAATTACAAGAGTTATCAAAAGCGTTTTAGGGTGTTTTCTCAgttttaatgttcattttaaataatacagtttAACAGGAGTCACTGGAGCTGATGTACAGTAGAGACTTAGTGAGGAAACAATTAGGTTTATTTGTTAGCACGGCAAAGATCAGTGTTTAGCAAAAAGAGTCATAAGAGAACTTTCACAAAAATTGAGTCTGCAAACTGCAAAACTGTGATCTGTTTCCTCTGTTTGAAAAGCATTACAATTTTCTTAATCAAATATTAAAGCGAACTGTGAAACTGTTAGATACACAAACGGATCATTGAGCTAATTAATGCTAGTTATTTTTATACACTCATTTCAGTTCTTTTCAATTCTGCTCTTGTTGAGGATTTGAGGAAACGGTGTATTATTTGTGTTGGCATGTAGCAGCATGGCACTGAATCCACAGAGTGAGTAATCACTTGTAGTGAATTGGTGAACTTCCCCACCCACTAGGCGAGCTGATGGAGTTGGATGATAGACAATAATGATGCCCAAATTGTTTGGAAGCGGAGAAGCTTCTAGAACTATTATAGGTTTTTGTCCAAAATACAGCAGAATACCAATAGCAAGGTTGTTTGTTGGTCACCTATAAGATCTCTCCAACCAGCCAACTCTTCCCAAATGCCCTATTACACAACAGCAGGCTAATGCtcgcttcctctgagacatgtgTAGGCcatcttttcaaactgcagCTCGTGTTGTGTAACACACTGAGAGGAAAGTGCTGTCCTGCCCACAGCTGGCTGGTGTCACAGGGAGCAAAGCCAAGTTCTGTTGCTCTGTTTGGAAGCCTGCACCATTAAGGCAGAAATCTCTCAGACAACGTAAGCACTTCAGATTATTCATTATCCTTCTTCTGGTGCTACCTTTTGAGTAGAAAGTAAAGTAAACAGCAGACATGGCTCAAGTCTCAGCTGCTCATCCTCCTCAGACAGGAAGAGTGAGCACTTTACAACAAAGAGGAATTGGCAGCTGCAATGAAACAGTACAATGAAGAGGAGCTTGATATAGCTGTGAATTGTAGACAGAATCAGCACCTGAATAGCTCTCAGTGGTTCTCCAAGCATGAATAATGAGGCCACACCATCAGGGAGCGCTGATATCCTGCCACCGGAGCGACCTGATGATCAGTGCAGGAGTGCAGTGCAGCAGCCGCAACACATCTGCCATAATGAAAACAAAGCTGAATCTTTTATCTGATGCAGCTAAGATAATTCAAAATATAATCACCTCATGTGCTGAAGCTGAGAGCTGATAAAGAGCATGCATTCTGCATATAGGGGCAGATGGAGAAGCACTAGAGCAGGCAGATGAAGCGCTTCACAGCATGCAGTCTATGTATGGCATAGCGGAGCTCACACGCAGAACTCACATGCTATAGACACACCATTTCCAGAAGCCTGTCAAAAATTAGATCCTGCTGCTAGAGCGACATACACTTTAACTTCTGAATCAGCATCCCGTGTGTTCATAAGTATGTGAGAGATGTCATGGAGTGTACTCCATTATATGGGCAACCTGCAAGCAAACAAATTGTTCTGATCTTACATTTAAGTCTAGACTGTTCAGTGACGTGAGGCTCCACTTAGGTGCCATGAAAGTCTTCTCAATTATGGATGTAGACATGGATTTGCGTTTggccacacaccacacacacacaccgccaccTGTGCAGAATTAAATCTTTTGGGAAAAGTCTCTGGGATTTTTTTGACCAAGGCAGGAGTGGTTAGTAGTTTATGCACGGATAGGTGTGCGCATACCTTGAGGCATTGGtccagtgtgtgttttctccctGCAAAGAGCAGAATTGTAATGACAGATGCTTCTCAGCAAGGTGTGTGGAAAACCTTGAGGGTAAAAGAAACAGGCTTGATATCATCATATTAATGTCAACAGGCTGAAAATGTAAGCTTAGACAACAGGTCAGTGCTGCAGTATTGTCAGGAATCCCTAAGACTGTCACAAATACAGTTACTCTGCAGGTTCAGCAAATGGATGGATGTGGATACACATGTTTATCTTACATGGGCTCCTGATGGATGTTCAGCTATGCCATGGTTTGATTTAGCAGATTTACATGGAGGTGGAGCTACAGAAGAGTGCAGGTGATCTGTTTCAGCTCCTTTTACTGAATGATTCATGGATCACATGGTTAGCAAACGATGGTCTTCAGATATACAGGTACAGTGTGATTGTAGTCTCAGATGAACTGATGCTTGGAGCACAGCAAACCACAACCATTGAAGTGatcatgtacacacatatacacacacacactccatctatACACTGGTTGTTGGTTACTTTGTGGTCAGGGATGTGAAGAATCTGTCGaatcatgatgatgataaacACACTGAAGCTCCAGAGCTACCGTCAGTAGAACAGAAGGTTGTGTGTAACGTGGTTCTGCTATCAAGTGAACTTTCAGACATTCAGCAAAACTTGTAGAAGCAAAAACTAATTGTGTAATATtccagaagaaaaataataacacagcTACACAGTCAGCCAGACATATCATAGTGTAAAGTGAGTGTGGTCGTGAAACACACAAGGCCTACAGTACTCTAGAggattcatttttcatttggtgccagtgagatatatatatatatctatatatagcaGTAtatctccctctcacacacttaaCTGAAACCTGTGATCTGGACTGAAGAGGAGTGAACACACCGTGacaccccccctcccccccacactcactcactctattcCTTCCTATTGAGGcacaaaataaatgtctgtgcTGCCCCCTGTAGGCCTGTAACTCATAGCACATATCACTCAGCTTATTTTCCTCCTCCATCAATGTTTGatttttatgattatgattttttttttattatttaataacactaaacactacataaTAATAGTATGTGATGTAATTATACCATGATCAATTTCCCACAATACCAACAAcgttgtattaaaataaaatatttcacatgtACTCATCTAGTATGGAATAATAGGTTAGTTTTTGTTTCTAGTCacattatgtatgtgtgtaacatgacctgtgatttttatatatattattctttacatttattttaatatacatttttatatacataaaacctgtggtttaaaataaaggcttccTCGGACCAGGGCACTGAGATCTTTATCCTCCATGCAGCTTTACTCTgaaccatttatttaaatttcccCATGGCAGTGACATCtggataaaaaaatttaataattaataagcaGTTTGCTTGTTCTGTTTGAAGAAACTAATTAATGATTGATCACAAGTTTTAACCTGAAGTGTCTGAATTCATCTGTGATTCACAGCCTCGCTACTCTGAAATTGTGGataattattttatgctaaaaacaattaaaacaaaataattagaTTCACAAAAGCAGTTGATATGGACTGTGCTTGGTACTCTAAACACAGTAAAGAGGCACCATCGGTCATAATCATCACTATCTTTAATATTTCAATACAGAGTTTCATGTTAAAATTACTGTACAAATTAAATACAAGTAATAAACCTCTCAGTCCCCAGAACTTCACAAAGTCACTTCTCCTCCAGGTTCACATAACACATCACCTCTCTCTTCTGTGCTGACAATAATCACCTCACTGACTACTTTTATCGAGGTACTCCAGGTTCGGTGCATCCAGTCTCTGCTCCATCTCTCTGTTCTTAGTGAACTCCTTTAGCAGCTCCATCACCTCTCCCTGATACACATCTGGAGTAGGTTTCGCTTCtaaatgcgcacacacacacaatcttgtgaagaatttattacaattacaatattgTGTGATCTCAGGACTCAGGTCTCAGGACTCACCTGTTGCCCAGTAGTAGATGTCCCAGTCATTGCTCGGCTCGTTGATGAGGTGGTCGTACTGACGCAGCTGTGATTCGCTCATGCTCTCCAGGTAACGCTTAGCAAAAATACTAAAccaatgaagaagaaaaaacaagttACAGAGTTACAAGACATGTTACCTCGGTTAACTGAGGGAGAGATATTTAGATGTAcagctttacactttacacttaTACTCAAGTCTCAACTGCAGGAACCGTTTCAGGAACTtcagtctcactctcttccATGTTTACTGTGCTGATGTGTTTTCAGCACACTGCGAGTTCATGAGGGTTTTGCAGCTCTATAATTCTGTGGTAGGCACCAAACCCTCGGTGGACCGATGTAACGTTCCTTACCTGAGCAGGATGCAGTTCTCCAGCATGCCTCTCTTCCTGCTCTCGTACAGCAGACGCTTCCTCTTGATGTCCAGCGGCTCGTTTTTCTTCTCCTCCCATGGAGGCAGTGGGATCTCCATCATCTCCACCTCTGGAGCTTCACCACGATAAGAGCGACTCAGCACTGATACTGGAGCAGCTGAACGCAGGGCAGAGCGAACACCACACAGGAGCTGGGcataaaaagaaatcacaccTTAAGCTCCAGAATAACAAGAGAAAACACAGGTAATAAGAGAAAACACAAGCTAAGCGAAAACACGGgttaataagagaaaacacGGGCTAATAAGAGAAAACACGGGCTAATAAGAGAAAACACGGGCTAATAAGAGAAAACACGGGCTAATAAGAGAAAACACGGGCTAATAAGAGAAAACACGGGCTAATAAGAGAAAACACGGgttaataagagaaaacacgggttaataagagaaaacacgggttaataagagaaaacacAGGCTAATAATAATGCACTGGCTTTAAATGACATTTCCATAGTAACATGCCAGTCACAGGAACCTGTACAAAACCTCTCACGTCGCCTTTACACCTGCAAAAAGCCCCGTTTTGTGTCTCAGAGCTTTAGTTTAATGCCTAAAGTTGTCTTACAAGCTGGAGGCTCCTGATTAACATCCTTTATGAAAACAAACCCATGTGTAGAAAACAGCTACACAGCTAGCTTAGCATAGCAAGCTACTAAAGTAAACTTCACCTATCTGTGTGTCAGATCGTTATTATTTCACATAATAATCAACCATAActacttacacacaaacaacaatacTCACAATCCTCGTTATTGACAACATTATGGACTGAAAAGGTGAGAAACAACAAACCACCGGAAGGGACACCGGCACCTGATTAGTCCGTGTAAATATTCCTCAAATTAAAGCTAGTTACaaataaaccaacaaaacaaacaaccaaataaaaaacaaatataaaccttCTCTCatcttattgttttatttcacagacGTAGCTCGTTTTAGTGTAAAGGggtaaaatcataaaaaaaaatgcacccgCTTTTCAGCTCAatgctaattaaataaaatgctacaaaatattaatatacaatttttgtgtaataaaataattttaaatgttcaCATTGGACACCTTACTCGATATATATTATCTGTTAAATATTCCGGCACCATATTAAATCCGAACGTGTTTCCTCCGGAATTTATTTCAGGTAGTATTCATTGGTGCATggaacgtttttttttccccacccgTCTTCACAGCCCGCGATTCCTTTGCTGGGATTGGCTAATTCTGTTCAGTATCCCGTGACAGCCAATCGGTGTGTTTAATGCCACACATCATTATCCAACCATAACGCAGAAAGGCGGGATTAGTCAGAATGCAGTTAGGAAATAAAGAAACCAGGAGACTAGCTTGCTTCCTACCTAGCGAGTAAGAAAAGAGTGTGTTTGAATGACAGTAGAGGATTTCATCTGAACTTAGCATCAATCCAACACGTCCATTGTGTTCAGTGCGTCCAGCTTTGTTCAGTGATGGCAGCCATGAAGGCTGATGGAGGGCCGACGGAGAACATCGACATCTACGCAGATCTAAACCCagaggaggtgagagagagagagagagagagagagagagagtgtgtgtgtgtgtgtgtgtgtgtgtgtgtgtgtgtgtgtgagtgagagatgtagagatgagagagatgtagagatgagagtgtatgtgtatgtatgtatgtgtttgtttgtgtgtgtgtgtgtgtgtgtgtgtgagagagagagagagtgagaaagagagagcgtgtgtgtgtgtgagagagagagagagagagagagtgagaaagagagggcgtgtgtgtgtgtgtgtgtgtgagtgtgagagagagaaagagggggagagagagagagagaaagtgtgtgagagagagagatgtagagatgagtgagagaaagagagagatgagagtgtgtgtgagagagacagggagtgagagatga from Tachysurus vachellii isolate PV-2020 chromosome 1, HZAU_Pvac_v1, whole genome shotgun sequence carries:
- the sdhaf2 gene encoding succinate dehydrogenase assembly factor 2, mitochondrial; this encodes MLSITRILLCGVRSALRSAAPVSVLSRSYRGEAPEVEMMEIPLPPWEEKKNEPLDIKRKRLLYESRKRGMLENCILLSIFAKRYLESMSESQLRQYDHLINEPSNDWDIYYWATEAKPTPDVYQGEVMELLKEFTKNREMEQRLDAPNLEYLDKSSQ